One window of the Rufibacter radiotolerans genome contains the following:
- the mnmD gene encoding tRNA (5-methylaminomethyl-2-thiouridine)(34)-methyltransferase MnmD encodes MNLEVRQTKDGSTTLFVPELNEHYHSVHGALQESLHVFIKMGLQATLERLPSVRILEVGFGTGLNALLTLQHTLATGATVHYDTLEKYPLPMDVVAQLHFEKFILNPELLDFFTPLHAAPWEEAVTITPTFTLRKLETDLETFAPAPESYDLIYFDAFAPEKQPHLWTDAVFQKMHDCLAPGGTLVTYCAKGSFKRSLKAAGFTVEALPGPPGKREMTRGVKAS; translated from the coding sequence ATGAACCTGGAAGTAAGACAGACCAAAGACGGCTCCACCACGCTTTTCGTACCGGAGCTGAATGAGCATTACCATTCTGTGCACGGGGCTTTGCAGGAGTCGTTGCACGTGTTCATCAAGATGGGCCTGCAGGCTACGCTGGAGCGTCTGCCTTCCGTGCGCATTCTGGAAGTTGGTTTTGGCACCGGCTTAAATGCCTTGCTTACCCTCCAGCACACCCTGGCCACAGGCGCCACCGTGCATTATGATACCCTGGAAAAATACCCGCTGCCCATGGACGTGGTGGCCCAGCTGCACTTTGAGAAATTCATCCTAAATCCCGAACTGCTGGACTTTTTCACGCCGCTGCACGCTGCTCCCTGGGAGGAAGCCGTCACCATCACGCCCACCTTTACACTCCGCAAGCTAGAGACCGATCTGGAGACCTTCGCCCCGGCCCCGGAAAGCTATGACCTCATCTACTTTGACGCCTTCGCCCCGGAGAAACAACCCCACCTCTGGACCGATGCCGTTTTCCAGAAAATGCATGACTGCCTGGCCCCCGGCGGTACGCTGGTCACCTACTGCGCCAAAGGCAGCTTCAAACGCAGCCTGAAAGCCGCCGGCTTCACCGTAGAAGCCCTCCCCGGCCCCCCGGGCAAAAGGGAAATGACCCGCGGTGTGAAAGCCAGCTAG